In Nicotiana tabacum cultivar K326 chromosome 10, ASM71507v2, whole genome shotgun sequence, the DNA window ATTAGAAACACCAATTTTCTTTCTGTTTTAAGGCATGCAATTTTTTATCTTGTTCCCATTTGGACATAgatttttttcaccttttttccaaaaaaataaaaacatcgtTTGATCATGGAATTTGATAAGCTTTTGAAAAAATTTGAAGAATATTTTCAAGTTCCAAAAACTGGTTTGGGCAAGTTTTTTCCTGAATTTGTTTTAATTATTcgcaaaattttaacttttttttcaagtaaaatgcatgttcaaacacaactttaacttccaaaaactatttttcaacgcaactttaaaaacaaattctcaaaattcaaCCAAATCTATGTTCAAATGCTAGCTATATTTCTATATGACATCGATTTCTTGCCTtacacaaaaatttcaactttcatAGACTTCATAAAGGAGCACTAGCAAGATTCTGGAAATTAAACATAGGAGACTTTTAGCATTATTGATAAGGCACTATCTAATAACAGTACCATGCAATATTCAAAACCACAAAAATTCTTACCTTTTCCCTTTCCCCTATTTCCCTTCAAAGGCATGCAAAACCACACGAGATTGTGTAAGTAATACTATTAATATGTTACTACTGAAAGATATAGAGTCATTATGCTGTCAGCAAAGTTGCAAGAAATAGTTGCATATACTAGAAATACAAGTTGCAGGCTATTATAGAATTATCATGCAGAATAAAAAAAACATAGTTAACCAAATAGAAGGTGATCAAACAAAAAGTTTACAGTAAGAAAAGTCGTAGCAGTTTGAAAAGAACCGTCTTAGGCGGCCAGGACACACAAAAGAATTCTTGGCTTAGCTTGCTTTAGCGGCCACCATTAGGTTCTGCAAGTCTTGATTGACATCCCATCTGCTCAAGAAACTTACTAAGGCGCAGGTGTTTGGAAGCCCATTGCTCCGCTAATTTCTGCTCCTTTGCTTCTGCGTCCCTCCTCAAGCCTGCTAGTTGCTCCTTGTATTCTGCTTCAATCCTGTCTAGAGTTGCCTTCTGCTCTTCCCTCAGAGCTTTCATTTTTGCTTCAATTTCCTCCATCTTCTCCCTAACTTTGCTTGTTTTCTCTGATTCTAGCTGCAATTCCACTCGCCTTAACCTCCAAGCTGCTTCCTTTTTATGAGCAGCCCAAGCACGATGCCCTTCGTCTAGCTCTTTACAGCATTCCGCAAGTTCAGTAACAAATGGATTTTCTCCGCAAGGAGGGGCAACCCCATGATGTGGAAAACTGCTCAAAATAAGGGGCGCATTTTCAGGTCCTCTATCTGTCTGTAGCCACGGAATTCCAGGAGTAGGCGTAGGTGGCACTGTTGAGGGGGAGAGACTTAATGTCACAGAGGGAGATTGTGATCTGACGGTTGAAGTAGCAGTGGAATTAGAAAGCCACGGCGGAAGAAGAGTTTGTGGCGAAGGAGCTGGTGCATCGGTGTGGAGGAAACCTCCGTTAGAAGTAGCCATAAGTAAACCTGGGACACTCCGCTCTTTCACAATCTTCTCCGCAAAGGTCTCAAGAATGTGGTCGTATTTTCCCTCGTCTACTGGATCAACAAccttattattttctttctgctCCCTCTGTTGCTTCTCTTTGAATACTTCCCACCACTTCCCTAATCTTTTAGCAGTTCGACCCGGTACTTCAGCTGctattttcttccatttattGCCGTGTTTGGCCTGTAGATGGATAACAAGACGCTGCTCCTCTTCAGTGAGTGATCCTTTTTTAATCCCTGGTTTGAGGTAGTTTTTCCACCTTTCCAAGCAAGACTTAGCGTCCCTGTTGAGGGGTGTGTTCATACGCTGTGATACAAGGTGCCACTCTTTTGGTCCATACTGTTTCACATATGCCCGCAATAAAGCATCCTCTTCAGATCGCCACCGTTGCCTCTCCCTCATTTCCAGGTGTAAACACCAGTTCCCATGGTCCCAAACTCCTCATAATTTACCTGCCAGAATGTTTAACACCATTTTTACTTGCGATACTAAAGTAAAGAATCAGAACCATATCTATTGAACAGGCAAAGTATTGTCGAAATTCATTACATGCAAATGCTTCACATTTAATGTAGTTACTAGCATAACATAGAAATAATATACTTGTAAAGAAAGTCCATTTCAGCACCTTAAAATAAGATACCATCACAGAACCAAGGATCGTACAACAGCATTTAAACATGAGAAAATCATGCAATGTTTCATCGCTCAAGACATTTCCAAGAGAAGAATGCAACAGCTTTGTTCTACCATACAAAACTCCAACTGCCAAGACATGAGAAAACAGTAACTAGAAAATTATTCAAGGTCATTGATACATGCATACTCTGAGCAAGCTATTAGGGCATCCTAGCTTGTCAATACCGAATTCAGACGTCTAAGCGAGAAACACCTACACGAGCTACCTCACCAAATAAGAAGTAGAAACAAAATAGAGATGAAAAATTGGAAGAGGTACAAACCAGAGCAGTAAGTATTTCGATGAGTTGGTGCAAAGGAACAACATCGTAAATCTTGGTAGTTAAGCTTCCTaaataattagtgaaaattgAAATTCAGCTCCTCAAATATGCTGACTTTAACTAACATTATGTCACTCTGTGATGTTCACTACTAAGGACCAGCCCACCTTTATAAAGAATATAGAAATTGAGGTTGCATTTCTAATAAACAACATTAATTTGATAGAATTCAAATAGAATCGAAGAATTCATATTTAATTTGGTTTCAGACCCTTCAGCATTCAGATCTTTTTACAAGTATTGACTGGAGTAGTCGTATTTGACGGTCACACTCAGCTCCCAAAGAAATGCAGAGAAAagagtaaagaattataaaaagtGGAATATGTTAACACAAATTAAATAACACCATTCATCCTAGATCactataaaacaaactaatattcATCCAGCTCATTTTTGCAGTAACCCTTGCGAGAAAGTACTGAAATATTCATATCCAAATACTTTCGGGACATCAAAACTCCGCAAACCTGAGGTTAAACACTGCAATTCACCTAGATCTTAAATACAAccaagaacaaaaagaaaactagTATAAGAAATGGAGGAGTTTATGCAAAATGTATCAAGTAGAAAGATACAAAACCAACAATATAAAAACACTTCTAATAAGATCTGAGTTAGAACAAACATGGCAGAGATTTAAGGACTTTCCTTGTTTGAGCTCAGATTGCGCAAAAACGGCAAAGAAACAAGGGAAATGCAGAGACTAGTAAAGCAAAAAAGATTGGTTCTTTATCTTCACCACACATAGCCaattagcaacaacaacaacagcataatacccaatataatcccacaagttgggtctggggagggtagccCTGCACATAGCCAATTAGCCATACATTTAAATGCAACGGGAATAGAAGACATAATTCAGTAAAAAAGATAGATTCTTTATCTTCACCACATATAGCCATACTACATGTAAATGCAACAAGAAAGCACAACGCTATGTGCGGGGCCAGGAAGGACCGAACTCAATTCAGTATATATTTAAAGAAGATTTCCCACAATACAGTAGGAGAACATCCAATATATCAGTTTGATCACGAAAAATAACTTACAAGAAACCACTTAGGAAGCCCAGTTCTTGCCTCGACCCATTTGATCTATTATTTTTTCTTGTTCTCAAAGCAAGTATGagcaacaaaaagagaaaagagaagaggAAGTGGAAGAAAAATGTGTATGCAAAGAAAGAaagaggaaagaagaagaagaagaaaaaagagagaagtggcagaagatgaagaaaagagaggaaggtGAGAGCAAGCTATAAGAGAGAAAGGCTAAGGTATGGAATGATAGTATGCCCCCCTCTCTCTCTTGTGTAATAGTGGTGATGTGTTTAAGGGAATGTGATGACGAAGACGGGCAATGGCGTCTTTTACCATAAAGGTTATTTCTACTTCTACACCACGCACTATTATGTATTGTACTCTTCGGGTAAACTTGAAAAGTAAGAGCACTTGGTAAATAAGAAAAgtatgatcttcttctttttaCATGTAAACTTTTTTCCTATGAGAAAAATCCAAACTTTTACAGCAAATCAATtttttgaggaaaaaaaaaacttgaaaagAAGGTGTGAGTATAGTGGTAATGTCCTTACTAGTGATCAGATATTTATTATCTCTCACCGTTTATTTATCCCTACTTATTCGAATTTAGTATTTATGCAAAattaagtgattttattttagtagttaaaaatttaagtaataatatatattaattaaatataattaatagtATATATGTGTTTAAAAAACACTTGACTCACATTTACTTGTTTAGTATAAATATTAGGTGTCGATAATTTTTCGGTCTTCTATCTCTAGTAAAATTTGAACGATATTCTTTCATGATTTTCGCCTAACTTTTTTTAGACGCTAATGTACACACTTAGGTGAAAaaaaatctgagtaaggaataaATCTAAATAGTAGACCACTCAATtgcttaaataaaaaataatcgaataatgtataatatatgtataacttaAATAAATAGTCAtataatgtataatatatatataattatattttatatataaaatataaataattatgtataatcagtagataatctatgtatacagattaaaaaaataaacaacgGATAAAACTGACCTACTACTTGTGTAAAGATCCAATATAAATAGCCTATTTAGTTAATCTTTGTAGAAAATAGAGTGGTTTTAGTTGCAGAAAATAGTGTTCAAAATTGAACTAGCTTGTTAGTATTATAGACTGTATATTTATAGTTAGAGATATTGAAAAATCTTACTTTAATAGAAGTGGACAAACTCATCAGAAAATGCAATAATGGCAACAAGGGTAGTTTGTGGACACTACTGTTTTACTGATATATTAGCATCTGCCTAGTTCTTTGAAACTATCATCATCACGTCTTAGATTGaacaatattattattttatttttcatcttttcttttttgaGAAATGGGAActgtttttgattttcttgttcgccttttttaaaactaaaactaTTTATTCTGGAAAAAACTGCCTCCTACTCGAAGTGACTACACTCTGTACTGCCACCACTTTAACCCCTCAGACTCAGACCCTTTGGCACAGTATTGCCTTGGTCCCACCGCCTGCTTAACAAGATGCACTGCTATTTCTATctccaaaaataaaatcaattatcaAAAATCTAGGTAAGGTTTGCAATTTGTTTGAagtttttcgtttttgaaaattcaaaaaaaattgttttctatgccacattttttttaaaaattcttcGAAATTATGACCGAGTAATTTATATTAATGGTAGTATCACTAGTTTGAATTtgattttatcttttattttatataatgaTATTGACTAAgcataaaatttaagaaaaaaattgatttctaattaTATAATAAAAGAACATCGGAACCtgtgattttaaatattttattatattattatagtTATAAGAGTTTGTCATTGACAGTAAAAATAAGaagtttatattaaaaaattattataaaaatatcatttaaaaagaAATCATGGAGTTAATTTTTGAGAAATTGTACTCAATTGGCATAAGAGACAGACATTTGGTTCGAACAgaataatactccctccggtccaaaataagtgattttttagttttttttcttatggttaaaaataaataattttttcatatttcaagaataaattaattatttttttcctacattgcccttgAAGTATGTGTTATGAgtatttatgtgaagagatagtaaaggctaatatggtcaattttattactaattaatgttaaaatatgaatttcttaatatgtgtgaaaacaccaaaaaaatcacttattttggatcgCAGGGAGTAAAGTATATCCCGGGAAAATGTGAAAGAAATGAACGGTAAAatggtttaattatgaaataaacgGAATAACTATGTTTTGTAAATAAAAAGCCACTCAATTATCACTATGTACTCTAGACTATTTTTTTGATCCAAAATTCGACCAACTCTTGCCAAAAGTTATCTAAACcaatttttaattcattttttctCCATTTAATGTATTATTTGAAGTAAAATTATTCCATAAAGAAATTATTCTAATATTGGTATACTATGGTATGTACTACAAGAGAGAATAATAGTTGTAAAGCTTGGGGGATAAGACAATAGGATCTTTGTATTATGTATCTCTGGTCATCATTAGCTACGTGACTTCCGAGGATTGAAATGACAACTAGCCTTGGGACCAGATGCTAATATATTTCCAAAAGGATTTATTTCGGAATATTTCCAAAAAGAGGaatatataatttcaaaacttagttttaaataaattttttatattaattggACATAACTCGCCTGTGGTAACTATTACATATAATTTAATTTGTGATCTAGTGACTATTGAATTATTCTCGTTCGAATATTAAAAAGTGTGACTAAAAAGATCACTCCTATTTTGTTTTCATTTAAACTATTGCTATTGTGTTTTCCTTTAAAATATTGCTATTGTATTTTCGCAGTCGTTGCAAAATACCACATGACCATATACGAGAGAAAATGGTacaaaattattaaatattttaatttgaatAGAAAAAAATTTATGAATAATTTCATGTGTGTTATTTATCActtcttatgttattttcttagtGCTCAATTTCATTTTATGTTTCCCTGTTTGAATATCACTAATTTAAAAGTATG includes these proteins:
- the LOC107824977 gene encoding transcription factor AS1 — its product is MRERQRWRSEEDALLRAYVKQYGPKEWHLVSQRMNTPLNRDAKSCLERWKNYLKPGIKKGSLTEEEQRLVIHLQAKHGNKWKKIAAEVPGRTAKRLGKWWEVFKEKQQREQKENNKVVDPVDEGKYDHILETFAEKIVKERSVPGLLMATSNGGFLHTDAPAPSPQTLLPPWLSNSTATSTVRSQSPSVTLSLSPSTVPPTPTPGIPWLQTDRGPENAPLILSSFPHHGVAPPCGENPFVTELAECCKELDEGHRAWAAHKKEAAWRLRRVELQLESEKTSKVREKMEEIEAKMKALREEQKATLDRIEAEYKEQLAGLRRDAEAKEQKLAEQWASKHLRLSKFLEQMGCQSRLAEPNGGR